TGCTCATCTGCCTTGAAATCGCTTACAGGCGTTTGTGCTTCATTGGCATCCTGTATTTCATTGGCAGGAGCTTCGGCCTTCTCTTCAGCAGCAACTGGCGGCTTCCCGGTCTGCTGACTTGCCGGTGTGAATCCAATATTCCTGTTTTCCTTTTTTCCTGAAGGCGCTGATACTTTTTCTTCTACTGCATATACCTGCGCGGGCCTTGTGAGCCTTGAAGGTATATTGCTGGCAGGAACTGGTTGCACAGCGGCTTTCGGCTCCTCAGGCTTTGGCTCTTCATCGGTCTTCTCACCTTCGTTTACTTTCTGCTCTTCTGCTATTGTTGTTTCTGCAACCGGTTCTGCAAAGATGGGATCAGCTGCTTCTTCTGCAACAGCTTGTTCCTGGCTGGTTTCACTGGCAGGCTCATGCGTATGTGCATGAGCTTCCGCTTCTGAAACTACCGGAGTATTTTGGATTACTTCGCTGTCGTTATTGGGATTGTTTTCGTTTTCCTGTTTTGCAGGATCAAGCTCAATGGTCAGTCCGCTTTGTCCCGGTTGAGCTGTATTCACTGCTGGTTGGGAAAGTGCTTCTTCTCCGTTCGCTCCGCTTTGTGCTGTAAGGTTCGCCTGGTTTTCCGTTTCCTGTTCTGTTTCACCAGCATCCGCCTGGGAAGCGGGCTTGAGGCTTTTGATCCTGAAACCTGCTGCAGGGGATTCCTGAGCAGGATCAGCATCTCCGAAATCAAAGCCCATCTGGTTGTATTTTTTCTTATCCATAATTTGAAAGCAGAGGTTCTCTATAGTTCATCAAAATTCGTGCAGTAAAAGTACGAACAAAAGGAGTGCCGCCTCCCGCTTCGCGGGCCTTTGGCGCAACTGTGGAAAAATTGCCTTGAAATGACCGGGCAAAAACAATTCGAATAAAAATATTCTATTTGGGAAACATCCTGTTTTACGGTTGAATTTCCCCTTGAAACAGGCATTCACACAGCATAATCTGCTAAGCCGGCACAGGCATTTTTACACTTGTGCGGAAGGCTGTGAAAGCACTGTTATAAACTGTATAAAACGGGGATAAAATAAGCCTTAAAAATCGCCTCAAACCCTTAATTTTCGTACATTTGCAGGAATCAACATTTTTAAACTGCAGAAGTATTTTTCGACGAATTTATGGATACAGAAACTACAGAAATCCTGAGTCCCTCCAATAGCGGATATGGTGCAGATAGTATACAGGTTTTAGAAGGTCTGGAAGCAGTGCGGAAACGGCCGGCGATGTACATTGGTGACGTCGGCGAAAAAGGCTTGCACCACCTGGTGTATGAGGTGGTAGACAACTCCATCGATGAGGCCCTGGCCGGATATTGTAAGAATATCACCGTTTCCATTCATGAAGACAATTCCATTTCTGTTCAGGATGATGGCCGTGGCATCCCCACCGGTATCAATACCAAAGAGAAGAAAAGCGCACTGGAACTGGTTATGACCGTTCTGCACGCCGGTGGTAAATTCGACAAAAATACCTACAAGGTTTCCGGTGGTTTGCACGGTGTAGGTGTGAGTTGCGTAAACGCACTTAGCACAAAACTCCATGTTACCGTTCAGCGTGAAGGAAAGATCTTCGAGCAGGAATATCATATCGGGGCGCCGCAATACCCCGTTCGTGAGATCGGTACCAGTGATATTACCGGTACTCACGTTCACTTCTGGCCAGATCATACCATTTTCACCACCACACTTTACAAGAAAGATATTCTGGAAGGCCGTCTTCGCGAACTGGCCTACCTCAATAAAGGCATCAGCATCACGCTCAACGATCTCCGTGAGAAAGATGATGACGGTACTTCCTATACCAAAACCTTCTACAGTGAAGGTGGTATCGTAGAGTTTGTTGAGATGCTCGATAAGAATGCGGGCCGCTCCACCCTTATCCCCACTGTGATCTACGTGGAAGGAAGGGATGAAGCTTCCAATGTAGCCGTTGAAGTGGCAATGACCTACAACGACAGCTATCATGAGCATATCTATTCTTATGTAAATAATATCAATACCATCGAAGGTGGTACGCACGTGTCCGGCTTCCGTCGCGCACTTACACGCGTGTTCAAAAGCTATGGCGATAAGAACAACCTCTTCGAGAAAGCAAAAGTGGAGATCGAAGGTGACGACTTCCGGGAAGGCTTAAGCGCTATCATTTCCGTGAAAGTGCCCGAACCTCAGTTCGAAGGTCAAACCAAAACAAAGCTCGGAAACAGCGATGTGATGGGCGTTGTAGACTCCACCGTTTCAAAAGTACTCGACCGTTTCCTGGAAGAAAATCCCAAGGAAGCAAAAAATATCATCTCCAAAGTGATCCTGGCTGCACAGGCGAGAGCCGCTGCACGCAAGGCCCGCGAAATGGTTCAACGTAAAAGCGTTCTCAGCGGTGGCGGCCTGCCCGGTAAACTGGCCGACTGCTCCGACAGGGATGCCGATCGTTGCGAGCTCTTCCTTGTCGAAGGTGACTCGGCGGGTGGTACCGCCAAACAAGGCCGTAACCGTAACTTCCAGGCCATCCTGCCACTCCGTGGTAAGATCCTGAACGTGGAAAAAGCCATGGAGCATAAGATCTACGAGAATGAAGAGATCCGCAACATGTACACCGCCCTCGTGTTACTGTGGGAACTCCCGAAGATCCCAAAGCGCTCAACCTCGTCAAACTCCGTTATCACAAACTGATCATCATGACGGATGCCGACGTGGATGGTAGCCACATCGCCACACTGATCCTTACTTTCATCTATCGTTATATGAAAGAAATGGTGGAGCAGGGTTATGTGTACATTGCGCAACCACCACTCTACCTGGTGAAGAAAGGAAAAGAATCCGGCTACGCCTGGAATGAAGAACAACGTAAAGCCCTCACAGAAAAACTGGGCGGTGGAAAAGAAGACAGCGTGAACATCCAGCGATACAAAGGTTTGGGTGAGATGAACGCAGATCAACTCTGGGATACTACCATGAATCCCGAGACACGCACCCTCAAACAGGTAACCATCGAGAGCGCTGCAGAAGCAGACCGCATCTTCAGTATGCTGATGGGTGATGAAGTAGCGCCCCGCCGCGATTTCATCGAAAGCCACGCCAAATACGCAAAGATCGACGTATAAAATATCTGGTCTTATAAAAGTAATCGGCTGTCCGCTTTGCAGACAGCCGATTTTGTTTCAAGCTGTGCCCGGTCACTTGCCGGGACGCGAGCGACTGCTCCCCGCGGTTTCCGTCACAAAAAAGAATTGATGCAGCGTAGTTGCAGTGGTTTGAATGCGGCTATTCCTTACTGTTACTTTAGAATAAGCTGGTTGTAGTTTTTTGAAACTGCCCACCATCTTTTGAACATTACTTGACGCACCAACAGGCAGATTCACAGGAATGCCTTTGCCTGTACTGCTGCTGTCTTTCCAAACTGCATACACTACTTTGGCGGGATCCTGGCTATGCCTGAATTTGATCACGAACAATCCGCCGCCTGCCGAATCGATGATCTGCCCGTTCCCGTACCAGAACAATTCACGACTGATGCCCTGATCATAGTAATAGTTCTCCCAGTACTTGGTTGAATCCAGCTGCCAGTTCTTATTATAGTAGTACCAGAGATAACCACTGCCGCTGTAATTGGTGTAACGTGAAGACGGATTCGGCGCTTCATCGTCCTTGAAAGCATATTGTACACGCTCGGATTCGGAAGTGGCGGCGCCCATCAGTTTGGAGCTGACCAGAAAAATGCCGAGGCTTTGCGCTTCATTATATTTATCGTACCGAACTATACCGAACAGCGTGGTATCATACATGCCGTTCTCTGTTTTGGTGCGAAGAAAGGATTTGTCTGCCCCGTATTCATTGATGGTAACGGGAACGTATCCACGCCATTCGCGATAGATGGCTTCCAGGGCTTTGTGCTGATCCTGGTAATATCCCTTATCCGAAGGGAAAGTGATATGACTGCCGCGCAGTTCGCTGGAGAAAGGCCCAACACCTTTTTTTAAACTGCCGGGGTATGCGTGGAAGCCTACATAATCGATGGGAGGATGTGCTGTATTGTAAGCATATTGCAGGAATTTGATCACGGCGCGTTGGTACTGTACATCGAGGCCGGTGGTGGCGGGAAGGTACACTTTGAAATCCGGGTCTGCATTCTTTGCGCCGAAACCCTTGCCCCACCTATTGTTCCAGCCATCAGTGGCCATCAGCATCATGCAGCCTGCGGCGATAGGGTCCTGCCATTGATTGGGAAAATAAACACCATTGAGTTCATTGCCCGGCTCGATACCCCAATGCGTTCCGGTAGCTTTTACGTGACCGTTCTTTTGTTTTGTGTACTTATCATCTGCATCGGGATTGGAGCCGTATGCGTAAGCGATGCTGTACATATTCTTACCGAGGGTTCGATAACTGAGCGGGTCGCGGCGATCGGAAGCGGTATCGTCCACGGGACGCCAGGAGTAGGAATTCGTTTGTTTGAGCACGTGAGAGTTGGGCCCCATCATCTGGTAGTACATCCTGCGACCGGTCATTACAGACATGAGAACGGAATCATAGAATTCGGAAGAGGAAATATCGCGCTGGGGTTGAAGCACCAGCGTATCGTAAGAGAAGCGGTTGGTTTGCTGGAGGCCTTTCCTCATGATGGTGAAGCTGTCGCAATCCTTTACCGGAAATACATTGTAGTAATTGGAGCCATTGAGGTTGCGGATGATCTCCCTGCGGGAAGCTGCGCGGGCTACCACTTCATCGGATGCATAATTGAATGTGGTATCGCCGGTACCGGTAGGTTCTCCATAAAAGACGATCCCGGTAAGATTGGTTTCGGGCGCCATCCAGTAGCCGCCTTCCTGGTAGAACATCTTTCTCCAGCGGATACTGGTGAGAAAATATTGAACGATGGTATCGCCCTCCCATACTTTTTTCCATTCGTACTTACCCCCTTTGGTGATAATGCGAATGGAGGGGGGAGTATTATTCGTGTACTGGTAGAGGTAAGTAGCGGAGCGGGCACTGTCCCCGATAGTGATGTCTACCGTGTCTGCAACGGGATTGGCAGGAGAGGTGCAGACCCAGATTTCGCGGAGGCGATATCGTTGTTGAAAATTTCCGCCGATGAGCCGGTGACGACGATAACCATAATAATCTTCTGCACCGATGGAGGTGTTGCCACTGGTACTGTCTGCCAGTAAGTCACCGTTCCGGGGATCGGCCTTACTGTCAAAATAATGAAAAGTTGAGTAAGCCGCACGCCCCCAGGCGCCACTGAAATCTACGATCATATTACTGTCGAGCAATATCTTTTGCACCGGATTGTCCGCACTGGTGGCGGATTTGAAGGGAATGCTGGCTTTTGCGGAGGTGGCGGCGGTCCCTGCTGTCCGGCCCGAAATTTGTGCGGTGGAAAAGACACAGGATAAGAGGAAGAAAAGGCACAATTGTACATATTTCATACCGGTGTGGTTTGATGGGGGGCTGGAAAACGTGCATATCCTGCATTTTTTTGTGCGTAAGTTTTTTTCTAAAACCCATTCAAAATCAATGCTGACCCGCCTTATATTGAAAAAAAACGTATATTTAAGTGTGCTTTGATCCTTATTTGGAGAACTTTTTGCAAAGTAAAATTATTCAATTTACTAACCTCTTAAATAGTTAGACTATGGCAGACATTCAGCTCACTGCATACAATGTAAAAACAAAGGAAAAGAATGTTCCTATCAAAGACGCAGTGATCACTAAAACCGCCAAAGGAGCTTATATGGCTCAGGGAAACGACGGTAAAGGCAATAAACTCACTACCCTGTTGGGCGAAGAAAAAGCGCTCGCTGCTATCAAGGCCGGTGTTGCCAAACAAGGCTGGTAAAAACATTTCCACAAAAGAAAAGCAACTGAGCGGTCATAACAGGCCTGTGCATTTGGCATGTTCCTGATATGACTGTCTCGGTTGCTTTTTTATTGGCAGCCATACTGCCAGCAAAAAAGCCTTCTTGTATTTCGTTTTGCTCTATACAAGGAAGGCTTTTGGTAAGCACAATCTCTTAAACTACAGATAAGGTAATTTTTTTCGAAGCCGGGAGAAATAAGGAAAGGAAAAATGGACGGTGATAAAAAGTTGTGTACTAAATATACATCTTTTTTAATATCAAACAAAATCAAGATAACTTAGCTCCCTTCCCAGTATTTGCCGGTCGTCTGCTCCCAGCCACTTGTTCAGCAGGGTGGCGTACACGTTCTTGAAATCCACACTGTACTGCAGGTCTCCATTCTTCAGGTTACTGAGATCGGGCAATTCATTCAGCAATCCTTTTTGTTTGAGCGCTCCGCTTACGAAGAACATATTATTGGCTGTTCCGTGATCGGTGCCGCCACTGGCGTTCTGCGCCACGCGTCTTCCGAATTCAGAAAAGGTCATCAGCATCACATCCTGGAAACGATTGTTCTGCTGCATGTCTTTCACAAAGGCGCTGATGGCTGCATTCATTTCGGTGAAGAGCCTGCGCTGCTGGCCATCCTGTCCTACATGGGTATCGAAGCTTCCGAGAGAGAGGTAATACACTTTCGTATTGATGTCTGAGAAGATCAGCGAAGCAATGGTCTTCAGGCTATTGCCGATATCGGTGGAAGGGTAAACAGTACTGGTAGGATGAATGCGGCTTTGTTTGAAAATATAATCCGCACTGCTCATGGTCTCTGCCATGGTTTTATAGAGATAATCAACTGTTTGTTCTCCATGTTCATCCTGGTGGTTCTTCACTACTTCCCTGAAGAATTTTTCGTTGGACGTGTTGAAGAGTCTGCGGGGATCTTTCATGGCAAGTCCTTTAATATGTTCTCCCTTCATGGCCATGCTGAGCATATCGTCCAGCTCCAGCGCCTGCGTGGGTTTGTCGCAACCCTTGCATTGCGCATCCAGGTAGCGGCCTAACCATCCCGTATATACGTATTTGTCGCTGTCGCTGGCACTATGCCAGATATCCATGCTGCGGAAATGTGAGCGGTCGGGGTTTGGATAGCCAACATTGTTGAGGATGCCGAGATGGCCATTGTCGTACAACTCTTTCATCCCGGTAAGTGCGGGGTGCAGGGCTGCATCGTCTGTGAGACGGAGTGCATTATCGGGGGCAATGCCGAGTTTTGGCCGCACTTTATAATAGATATCGTTCCTTACCGGTATTACTGTATTCAATCCGTCGTTGCCTCCGCTGAGCTGAAGGATCACCAGCACTTTGTTGCCGGGCGGCACCAGGTGCGGGGCTTCAAACGCTTTCATGAATTTGGGCAGCATCATGGATGCTGTGGCGAGACTACCGATCTGCAGGAATTCTTTTCTTTTTAAAAGCATATGATAGCGATTGAACGGATTAACAAAGTTGGTATTCTGGCGTGCTCATCAATTGGATAGTGGCCGAGCGGATATAATTCTCCCTGCTGCTGTTGTCGATGTATTTGTCCAGTGTGCTAACGGTAACGCTGTTGCTGGTTTGCAGTACGGAACTGCTGATAGCGGGGAGCAGTTTTTCCCTGGAAATCTTTTCGAACAGTTTCGTGTATGCATCCCAGTTAACAGTGGCGGCAATTACCTGTCCGCCGCCTCTTTTTTGGGCGAAGGCTTTCATTTTTTGTTTTCGGTCACCCTGGTCCTTCATACCCATCATCTGATCGTCATCGTCTTTGGGTTTGAGGGTAAGCGTATCTTCTGCATAGATCATTTGCGGGATGCGTAGGCGAAGCATGAGGGAAGAGCTATCGATCCAGTTCTTTCCTCCGGGCCAGCCAGCTACATTGGGCGGATAGAAGAGCTGCTGCCCCAGCAGTCTCTGCAGAGTGATCTGTACTTCTTCATTGGAGATCTCCATGGGAATGGCTCTTCTGATACCTGCTATCAGCAGTACAGGGGATTTGATGATGGAGCCCACATTGCGTTGATCGTAGAACCAATCGCTTGTAAAGATATCCTGGAAGAGTGCGCTGATATCGTAGCCACCTTTGTAGAAGCGGTCTGCAAGCCATTTGATCTGTTCTTCATTTTCCGTTTCATTCACGAAATAGCGATATACTTTCCGAGTGATGTATTGAGCCGTTTGCGGATGTTGAATGAGGATATCGAGAATATCATCTCCATTGAAATTTCCGGATTTGCCGAGTACTTTCTTTTTGGCGGTATCATGCTGGTTCTTTCGGAACACAAAATTGCCTGAGGCATTGGAGCCCCAGCCGGTGAAGGCGCGGGCAGCTTCCTTGATATCGTCTTCAGTATAATTGCCGCGGCCCAGGGTAAAGAGCTCCATTACTTCGCGGGCGAAATTCTCATTGGGATGATCTTTCCTGTTCTGGTTATTGTTGAGGAAATTCAGCATGGCGCCGGACTTGCTCACTTCGCGAAGCAGGTCAGGGAATTTCCCAAGGGCATTGCGACGGATCGCATCCAGCAATTGCTGCTGGTGAACGATGTTCACGGTGCGGCAGGCGAAATGGCCATGCC
This portion of the Pseudobacter ginsenosidimutans genome encodes:
- a CDS encoding MerR family transcriptional regulator; amino-acid sequence: MDKKKYNQMGFDFGDADPAQESPAAGFRIKSLKPASQADAGETEQETENQANLTAQSGANGEEALSQPAVNTAQPGQSGLTIELDPAKQENENNPNNDSEVIQNTPVVSEAEAHAHTHEPASETSQEQAVAEEAADPIFAEPVAETTIAEEQKVNEGEKTDEEPKPEEPKAAVQPVPASNIPSRLTRPAQVYAVEEKVSAPSGKKENRNIGFTPASQQTGKPPVAAEEKAEAPANEIQDANEAQTPVSDFKADEQPVAETETPQQVQESQPTANIIAPPQAAAPPAVAEPVQDEDFISDNTGHGVNFNTPEPEPELPKKSTRGRKSLKTLDAEAGAMNIPEDSTLFKRQYYSIGEVAGMFGVNQSLLRFWENEFDIIQPRKNRKGDRHFRPVDIKNLELIYDLLRRRKLTIEGAKEFLKKNKQARERFEMIQSLQQIKGFLLEIKATL
- a CDS encoding ATP-binding protein, which encodes MDTETTEILSPSNSGYGADSIQVLEGLEAVRKRPAMYIGDVGEKGLHHLVYEVVDNSIDEALAGYCKNITVSIHEDNSISVQDDGRGIPTGINTKEKKSALELVMTVLHAGGKFDKNTYKVSGGLHGVGVSCVNALSTKLHVTVQREGKIFEQEYHIGAPQYPVREIGTSDITGTHVHFWPDHTIFTTTLYKKDILEGRLRELAYLNKGISITLNDLREKDDDGTSYTKTFYSEGGIVEFVEMLDKNAGRSTLIPTVIYVEGRDEASNVAVEVAMTYNDSYHEHIYSYVNNINTIEGGTHVSGFRRALTRVFKSYGDKNNLFEKAKVEIEGDDFREGLSAIISVKVPEPQFEGQTKTKLGNSDVMGVVDSTVSKVLDRFLEENPKEAKNIISKVILAAQARAAARKAREMVQRKSVLSGGGLPGKLADCSDRDADRCELFLVEGDSAGGTAKQGRNRNFQAILPLRGKILNVEKAMEHKIYENEEIRNMYTALVLLWELPKIPKRSTSSNSVITN
- a CDS encoding DUF1501 domain-containing protein; translation: MLLKRKEFLQIGSLATASMMLPKFMKAFEAPHLVPPGNKVLVILQLSGGNDGLNTVIPVRNDIYYKVRPKLGIAPDNALRLTDDAALHPALTGMKELYDNGHLGILNNVGYPNPDRSHFRSMDIWHSASDSDKYVYTGWLGRYLDAQCKGCDKPTQALELDDMLSMAMKGEHIKGLAMKDPRRLFNTSNEKFFREVVKNHQDEHGEQTVDYLYKTMAETMSSADYIFKQSRIHPTSTVYPSTDIGNSLKTIASLIFSDINTKVYYLSLGSFDTHVGQDGQQRRLFTEMNAAISAFVKDMQQNNRFQDVMLMTFSEFGRRVAQNASGGTDHGTANNMFFVSGALKQKGLLNELPDLSNLKNGDLQYSVDFKNVYATLLNKWLGADDRQILGRELSYLDFV
- a CDS encoding DUF1800 domain-containing protein is translated as MGISNQLKNQHLLWRAGFGPDTVPVDELSSDSNKKLIKAIFKASEKVPAYIDVADPAIKEIYQGMEEMYRQKRQLTEEQRKLVRDRSRDGIRALNLTWLNQMVHSEQQLREKVSLFWHGHFACRTVNIVHQQQLLDAIRRNALGKFPDLLREVSKSGAMLNFLNNNQNRKDHPNENFAREVMELFTLGRGNYTEDDIKEAARAFTGWGSNASGNFVFRKNQHDTAKKKVLGKSGNFNGDDILDILIQHPQTAQYITRKVYRYFVNETENEEQIKWLADRFYKGGYDISALFQDIFTSDWFYDQRNVGSIIKSPVLLIAGIRRAIPMEISNEEVQITLQRLLGQQLFYPPNVAGWPGGKNWIDSSSLMLRLRIPQMIYAEDTLTLKPKDDDDQMMGMKDQGDRKQKMKAFAQKRGGGQVIAATVNWDAYTKLFEKISREKLLPAISSSVLQTSNSVTVSTLDKYIDNSSRENYIRSATIQLMSTPEYQLC